AGGGGCTTCCAGCCCTAAGACAACTGCTGGAACCCTGAGGGTGCTTTAGAAGCTGCCCATCCACAAATGTTAGCATGACTGCTTTCTGGGGCAGACTTTACTACAAAGACCCTCTACAGAAACCTAGTCCCTGTGGCACTTCAGAAACCTACCTTCATTGGCCTTTATCCAAGACAATGACAGGTGAAGGCTGGTTCTGTGGTGAATCTTGAGCGTATTTACGATTCTCCGAGTAAAAGTAgaactcaatcttttttttttttttttttgctctataaGTCCAGATCAAGGTAACTCTGGAAGAAGCCAGTTTTGCACTCATAGGCAATAATTGTCAGTGTGTGTTCACTTGTGTGAGGACCAAATAAAGAACACTGTTTCTCTGCCCTTTGAAAATGAATGTGCTCATTGGGTGGTTTGTTTCCAGGGTTCTAGAATCATGAAAGTTGTGGGGCTCAATTCATTAGAGAGCAATCAAGGTGTGGGAAGAGCAGAGCCCTATATTTGTCCAAAGTGAGAATTAATAATGACTCATCTAACAACATGAGGCACTAGTCCCCGCACTAGCAAAAGAGAAGGCACCCAGGGGACATTGCAAGCCTAGCTGAGTTTTTATTATCAAGCTAGTTACTCAGCTTAGGTTTAGTCTCCTCTGTGAAACCAGGATTTGGCCTAGATCTAAGTTTCCTTATAAATGTTAACATTGGGGACACATAGATtataaattaaatgagatttCAATATAGTAAATGAGTTACACAGCTCTGAAATGCTTACtgtttttgaagataaaatttcCGCAATTTATCTGTATCACGATTGTGCAGTTAACTCTTAAAATACCATGCTCTCTGAACAGAATTGATTTGGATCTTGTGTAGCTATTAATCAGATATTTATCAAGAGCTTTGCATGTGTCAGACTGTGTGCTAAAGTCATATAATACAGTGTTGGGCAGAATTGAGTAAATCCATTTTGGAAGTCCAGATTTCTTCCCTAACTTTCTGAAGGCCAGCATACCATGGTGGCCAAGAGCTTAAGATTTGGAGCCAAACTGCCTGCTCTGTTGGTTCCAGCTCCTTCATTTCCTAGCTGAATGAGCTTGGGTAAGTTACTTCAGtgcctcattttctcatcttttaaaatggagACAGTACTCTCCACCTCTCACACAGTTGTTGCAAGACTTCCATTAATTCATGTATGTTAAGTGCTGGCACATTGTGGTAAACGCTGGATATGTGTTTACACTTGTTATTGAGAAGTGAATAAGTGGAAATATGTACCACACAGTAACTGCAATTAAATTACTGCATTTATTATGTAAACCAAAGCCTTGGTCTTCCTGTTATTTAACATGATAAAACATTCTACAGGAGTGGGAATGGCTCTGCGAAAAGTGGGTGCAATGGCCAAACCAGATTGTATCATCTCTTCTGATGGCAAAAACCTCACCATAAAAACTGAGAGCACTTTGAAAACAACCCAGTTTTCATGTAACCTGGGAGAGAAGTTTGAAGAAACTACAGCTGATGGCAGAAAAACTCAGGTCAGTCATCATTCAACAAAATAACAGAGACTTGTCGAATGATAGATTGTATTAATAATAGTCTTACTGGTTAGAGACAAAACTTAATGAAAAAGTTAAAGTATTTTATGAATTGAGTTTGACCAATTAGTGAAAGTACCAGCTTCATATCTTAGtcaattttggaaaaatagtttAAGGaatatgagagagagcaagtgtctCTTACAGGGAATATGAGAGAGAATAAGTGTCTCTTACAGGGATCTAGAATTGAAAAGCATAAactgtattattaataatattggtATGGCTTAATGAAGtgggttcagaaagaaaaagatgaaaaaatgtcGATTAAGAAAGTTttgagcggggcgcctgggtggctcagtgggttaaagcctctgccttcggctcaggtcgtgatctcagggtcctgggatcgagccccgcatcgggctctctgctcagtggggagcctgcttcctcctctctctctctgcctacttgtgatctctgtctgccaaataaataaataaataaataaaatcttaaaaaaaaaaaaaaaagaaagttatgagCATCTCTCCGATAACATACTTTGGAAgattaaaaagtgtatttttgcAGACGGTCTGCAACTTCACAGACGGCGCATTGGTTCAACATCAGGAATGGGATGGGAAGGAAAGCACAATCacaagaaaattggaaaatgggAAATTAGTGGTGGTAAGTGCCAACATTCTTGTGTCTTATTAGGCTTCTTGTTTGCATTCAAAGTTCCTACAACTGTTAATACTGATGATGAACATGAAAACTAGGTttgggtaggaaaaaaataacaaggtaaAGACTAATTACCTAAGAGAGCCCTTTGTGGGAGTAGAAGACACAAGATGACAGCAGAGGATGTACCTGGAGCTAGGTTTAGTCTATGCTTACTGTGGCGTTACAGTAAAATCTTGGGAAAGCCATCAAAGCCATCAAACTCCCCTCCTGGCATACATCTTTCCacttctttaaaataaggaaCAACATTTGCCAAGATCATATGAATACTTTAGACTTTGCAAATCAATACTTTAGTTTGTAGTAAAGCATACACATGTCATAAGCAAAATAACAGGTTCTAGTTTTTCAAACTCAGGAAttctaaaattcagtttctccatctatgAAGTAAATTACAAAGTTTTGTAGAATGTCGATCCTTGTATTTAACTACCATTGCTCTGTGACGCAAGACTGACCTAATTCTTTAATATCTATCTTTCTTCTAGGAATGCGTCATGAACAATGTCACCTGTACTCGGGTCTATGAAAAAGTAGAGTAAAAATTCCATCATCATTTTGGATAGGAATTAGCTGTGAGGATGAACAAGCTCAGTTCAATGAGCAAATCTccatactgctttttttttttttccattactgtGTTCAGTTATCTTTATCACAAACATTTTACATGCAACTATTTCGAAGTGTTGATTTAATTAGGATCATCCCTTTGGTtagtaaataaatgtgtttgtgcTATGCCAGTGtcgtatgctttttttttttaacgtcatATGAAATTAGTGGTGAATTTAAGTATGAATTCATTAAATTCTCAGGTAGTCTTGAGAGTACTATattgagatcattttttttttaagatttatttatttatttatttgagaaagagagagaatgagagagagtgaaaatgagaggaggaaggtcagagggagaagcaaacctcCTGCTgttcagggagcctgatgtgggattacgatcccaggactcctggttcatgacctgagctgaaggcagtcgctcaaccaactgagccacccaggtgccagagaTCATATTTTAGTAACTTATGTGTAGAGCTACTTCTATGGAAAATACAGTACCAATTATTTCAATTTCCCCTATACTATTTGAACTCTGTATCAACTGAAGAATCTTAAATTTCTGGCAAAAGACTATTCTCATTAAAAAAGAGCTACATAAACATTATAATgtaaataattagaataaaagtTAAATGACCATCATTGACCAATGATCATACTTTAATAGTGCACTTATAACTATTATTCATGAATTCTACAACCCCAAATTCCTTTAATTAGCTTTCTGAGGACATACCATGTACCAGGCAGTGTTCTAGAGGTTGAGGCATATCTGGACACAAGGTCAAATCATTGCCCTTGCCATGAGAAGAAACACCAGCTTTAGAAGAACACAGTGGATTCCTTaacaaaagccaagaaataatACAGTTCTCAAATACTTCCTATGTGCATATATGAAGAGTAACTAGGATTCTAATGAACACCTGTTCTGCTTCTCAAACCCAAATACAAACATTTGCAGTTCACATTTGGAGAAATAGCTTGTAGACACTGAGCTCAAGACTTGTGTGCAAGATCACCAGAGCAGTGCTTAGGGGATCTCGAACATTATCCCTATTCAGCAAGTAAGAAAACAGGTTTTGAGTAGTTAACCTGTTGAAGGTCACAGAAATGAGAAGAGCTGGATTGGGAACCTACATCTCCCAGAGTCCACTCAATGACTGTTTGTCATTCTATAACACTGCCTCTCATCAACTTGTATTAAGATCCTaagtctagggcgcctgggtggctcagtaggttaagccactgccttcggctcaggtcataatctcagggtcctgggatcgagtcctgcatcgggctctctgctcagcagggagcctgcttcctcctctctctctctctgcctgcctctctgcctacttatgatctctctctgtcatataaataaataaaatcttaaaaaaaatcctaagtctATAATGTTCCTCAGAGTAATAATTGAGATTTTTGTGAAACCACTCTGAAATGTTAGCTGGTAAGACTCTTAAGGATTACTGaaagcttggggtgcctgagtggctcagtgggttaaagcctctgccttcggctcaggtcatgatcccagggtcctgggattgagccctgcatcaggctctctgctcagcagggagcctgcttcctcctctctctgcctgcctttctgcctacttgtgatctctgtctggcaaataaataaataagatctttaaaaaaaaaaaaaaagtattactgaAAGCTAGCAGTCAGGGAAAGAGCTCAGCTCACTGACACCCTAGGCCTATGTTGTCCAGTATGTAGCCATGAGCCCCAGGTGGCTACTGAAccacttgaaatgtggctcatTGACTTAGATGTGTTGAAAGCAAAATACACACAGGATTTCAAAAACAGgtaaaatgtctctttttaaaaatattgattacatgttgggatgcctggtggctcagtcggttaggtgaatgcctttggctcaggccatggtactagggtcctgggattgagtaccacatcgggcttcttgctcagcagcgagcctgcttctctctctgcctctgcctgccactctgcctacttgttctctctctctctctgacaaaaaataaataaaatctttttttaaaaaaagtggaaaaaataatgattatatgttgaaataaCATTTCTGGATATAGTTGGttacttaaatattatatatttaaaatgattttcctgtttctttttttttatgtggctagggaaaatttttaaataacatgtgCCACCATTTTTGTGTCCATGTCTTTTATTGGACGGTGCTGCTCTAAACTTCCTTTTCTATTTGGATTTCCATCTTATTTTAGTCTTCATGCTAGAGTTCCTCTTTCATCCTCTTTTTTCACTTTGATCCTCTTTTTTCACACTGAAAACAACGTTCCTTGGACCAAATACTGGGCCAAGTATTTCAAGAGTTTTGTAATCTTCAGAACTACCCTGGATTATATGCATTAACTATTGTTTTCTGCCTTGTTTAGATGacgaaactaaggctcagagtcTAGGTAATGGGGTTGCAAGCCATACAGTGACTGTAAGTCAGAGAAGAGATTGGAACACAAGTTCATCTGATGTTCAGGCCTGTGCTATTAATAACGGTCATTCGGGATTTCTGCCACTTTGTTCTAATGCCTGTACTGCCTCGGTTTATGGACTGCAAGTGTTGCTTAAGGAATAGTAGGCTCGTGTTTCTCATATGGGAACCGTTGACATTTTGGGTAAGAGAATTTTTCACTGTGCTGGAGCATGGCAAGCATCATAAGACTTTTTGCATCCTAAGATCATGGCCACACAATGCACATGGTTCCCATCAGTCTACCCCCAATACCTCCTATATTTCCACATATCCTATAAGGATATGGTATCATACCCATTTGAGAACCTTGGGTAGAGCAAATGTATCTCAACTCTGTTACCGGATGTCAGTTAAGGCCTTCTTTCTGCTAAGCGATCTTTTAATGTCAATTGACCTCTAGCAAAAGATATAAGGAAGTC
This region of Mustela erminea isolate mMusErm1 chromosome 16, mMusErm1.Pri, whole genome shotgun sequence genomic DNA includes:
- the FABP5 gene encoding fatty acid-binding protein 5 — encoded protein: MATIQQLVGRWRLVESKGFDEYMKEVGVGMALRKVGAMAKPDCIISSDGKNLTIKTESTLKTTQFSCNLGEKFEETTADGRKTQTVCNFTDGALVQHQEWDGKESTITRKLENGKLVVECVMNNVTCTRVYEKVE